A region of the Armatimonadota bacterium genome:
TTTCCTCCTTGGGTTCGAAGGCGGGTTACCAAAAACTTATATTGCAAGCGATTGGATCTGGTCGTTTAGCTGAGGTCTATTGCTCAAATGGCGTCAGCGTCTATGAGATAAAATGAGAGGGCAAGAGCAACGCAACAAAAGAACTTTAGGGGCGAATTCGACTAGAAGAGGCAAACGGCATTTATACCTCGGTGGTATAATCATACTTCACATTGTTCTAGGATCGTTGTATTGGTATTACACGCCTTTTGGAGCTTCTCCTGACGAAAAGGCGCATGGCGCTTACATTCACAGCATAGTTGCTGAGCGTAGGCTGCCTGTTTTTAGTGCGGCTGACCGGGAAAATTATGAAGCACATCAACCGCCTTTGTACTATTTGCTTGGCGTGCTATTTTATCAGACAGCAAAGTCATTTGGAAGCGAGAATCCTATTGAGGCGGTCCGCCTATTATCACTTATTCTAGGTGCTCTTTCAATTTTGGTAACCTACAGAGTTGTGAAAATGCTATTTCCCGAAGATGAAGGGCTTTCAATCGCATGCGCTGGATTTGTTGCGTTTCTCCCAATGCATTTAACATTGAGTGTCTCAGTGAGCAACGATATGCTGACGGAATTGTTGTTTGGTGTTGGGCTGCTTTTAATGACACGCATATTAACGGCAGGCTCGACATCACGAAACATGTTCCTGCTTGGGTGTGTGCTGGGACTAGGTTTGTTGACCAAAACAACATGTGTTATTCTCTTTCCGCTTGCGGTTCTTACATATATCTTTGCCTGGCGTCTCGAGAAAGATTCTCATATCATGTGGCAATTGGCTGGCATATTTGGCGTTAGTCTTATAATTGGAGGCTGGTGGCTTCTTCGGAATAAGCTCCTTTATGGCGATTTTTTTGGTGTATCAGAGTTTGCAAAAGCATTTGAGCAAACTGCCCGTCCGCAGTATTGGCTCCACGAGCGAGGGCTGTCTCTTGGGAATTATGTTTTGCTTGTTTGTGGTTGGACTTTTGCGAGCTTTTGGGGCGTTTTCGGCCATATGAGGGTTTTTATGGCAACCTGGATCTATTTTCTCTTAGGTTTGGCAACGTTGGCATCAGGTATTGCGCTTGCACCAGCCATTTCCTATTGTATAAAAGGACGGGAAGAAGTTAGGACGTCGCAGGTAATTAAATATTCTTTAATGCTCTATGGTGCTACACTGGTGCTTGTATTAGTTGCTTTCATTACATTCAATTTCAAATACTTTCAGGCACAAGGAAGATACTTATACCCCGCTCTGATACCAATATCGCTGTTTTGGGTTCTTGGCATTCGGCAAGTTTTTCCATCAGGCGTTAGAAAATTCGCGCCTGGTTTCGTCATTATTTGCATGCTTTCTCTGGCATTTTATGCTCTTGTAGGGTACGTCGCACCGTTATTAACTGAGATTTATGGTGTTCTATGAAATATTAATAACTTCGTTTGGTTATTTATCGTGAGCCAATAGTGTCTTCGCATTGCGGGTGCTCTCTTACTGTGATATACTTTTTCTTGGCTAATGGAAAAGATTAGACAAATTTGTACATTACTTGAGAAAACCTACGGGAGACCCGAGTGCAAACCTAGGCGCGACCCACTTGAGGAGCTAATATTTACAATACTTTCCCAGAACACATCAGCGGCAAATTATACTAAGGCATTCAACAATCTAAAAGAGAAGTTCAAGTCCTGGGATGACGTGCGTAAAGCTCCGGTGGCAGATATCGAAGACGCAATCCGCATTGGTGGTTTATCGAAGATAAAAGCAGCGCGCATTAAGAAAATTCTAAACGAAATCTGTGATATTTACGGTGAATTATCATTAGATTTTCTGGCGAATATGACCGATGAAGAAGCACTCAATTGTTTAATGAAGTTTGAGGGAATTGGAATAAAGACAGCATCTTGTGTCCTCATGTTTTCCCTTTGCCGTCCGGTGCTTCCAGTTGACACACATATTCATCGGATTTCGAAGCGCTTGGGACTCATAGGCTCCGACGTAAGCGCAGAAGCGGCACACAAGATTTTGCAAGGAATGCTGAAAAACGAGGACGTCTACTCATTCCACGTTAATATGGTGACGCATGGTAGAAAAGTCTGCAAGGCACAAAGTCCCATGTGTTGGACTTGTTGTTTGCTTCCAATATGTGAGTATGGAAATAGGCGTCTACAATGGGAGGAGTCAGTTGGAACTGCGTGACGACGGAAGATGTTTTGCATGCGGACCTTTGAATCCCATAGGACTTAAGCTTCAATTTGCCGAAAAGGATGGAGAATACATTACTCGCTTCACCCCAAGCCAGGAGCATCAAGGTTTTGTTGGAATTACCCATGGCGGTATAATCTCAACAGTGCTCGACGAGGTGATGGCACGATACGTATATGTTAAGGGGTATAGGGCGGTAACCGCTGAGATTAGCATTAAGCTTCGAAAGCCGGCGCCAACTGGCGAAGAGCTTATTGTAACCGGCCGGATAAATTCTAAAAAGGGCCGTTTGCTGGAGTGCTCGGCGGAGGCGCGAAACAGCTCGGGCGATGTGATAGCGGTAGCTGAGGCTCGAATGCTTGAAGTTTAAATTATCAAAGGAGAAATTCATGAATCACGAAGGTTATGTTTCTGTTTTCCAAGCACCAGACGAATTGACGGCGAATTTGATTAAGGGCATTCTTGAAGCAGAAGATATTGACGTAATCATCCATTCGCACCAGGTACCTTGGATGGATAGCATTATGAAACCTGCAGAAGGCTTTTGGGGCGATATTTTAGTGCCGGAAGAGGAGGCGGAAAGAGCAAAGAAGGTTCTTGAGGCATATGAAAGTGGCTCAAAGATTTTAGAGGAGGAAGAGTAAATGAAAACAGTAAGACTGCTGGTGGTTTTGGCTGGGCTGCTAGTGCTGGTATTGCAAACTGCAGAGGCGGCTACGTATGCGAAGTCTGGCTATATGGAGCAAACAGGGACTATTACAAACGCTGGGGTCTCTAAGTCTCAAAATAGCAAGCTCTATTGGAAGGACAAGAGGTGGCGGATGGAAACGCTGGTTGGTGACAGATTGATGATAACTATTGGTACCGGCGATGCAATATACACATATTCACCTCTTGAAAAGAAAGCCGCAAAAAGTAAAGTGAACACACCAAGTATAATTGAGATTCTGGTTCAGCAAGCGGACAGAATGAAGAAAGTTAAAGGGGCGAAAAAAACAGGAACGGAAACAATTAGGGGATATAAGTGCGAGGTCTACACCTTGACTTCTCCAGACAAAAAAGCCACTGGGAAAGCTTGGATGTGTGTCGACCCTAGACTTCCAATCGTCTTGAAGCAGAGCGTAACGGCGGCAAATGGTTATTCAGAAGTTCGAGAAATAAAGACAATCAGACTAAACGCAAGCGTCTCAGACGATAAGTTCACGCTGCCCAAGGGGACGAAAATCATAGAGGTTAAGGCACAACCTAAAGCTGCGCCTAAGTCTGGCTCAAAGAAGTAGGCTATTAATAACCTTAAGAGGCAGGAGGTATTAGGAATGGCAAAGCTCTTTGGAACCGAATATACCCGTGAGCAGTTGCTTGCAAGAGTTGGTGATATCTCACAAATTGGTGGAGTGCGCTCTATCATGCTAAATGATGGTGCCGAACGTGGCGTTCGAGCGGTTGAGTTTCGCACTGGCACAGGATTCAACTTCAACGTGCTTGTAGACAGGGGATTGGATATCTCAACTGCCGAGTACAAAGGGAGGCCTCTTGCGTGGAGATCGTCCACGGGGGACACTTCACCAGCCTACTTTGAAGAGCCTGGCTTCGGGTGGCTTAGAAGTTTCTATGGTGGTTTGGTTGTCACGTGTGGGTTAACATACGCGGGTGCTCCTTGCGTTGACAAGGGTAAGCCGCTTGGTCTCCATGGCCGCGTATCAAATATTCCGGCATCTAATGTATACGCCGACGGCGAATGGAATGGTGATGATTATATTATGTGGGTTCAAGGCCGAGTTCGTGAAACTTCGGTGTTTGGCGAAAATATCGAAATGATGCGCCGAATATCAGCTGTTTTGGGCGAATCTAGGCTCAGAATCCATGATATGGTGCGTAATCTTGGCCATCAAAAGACTGAACACATGATGCTTTATCATATAAACCTTGGTTTCCCCGTTGTTGACGCGGGTAGCAAGTTGATTGCACCAGTTATAAGTTACCAACCTAGAGATGCTGATGCAGAGGTGGAGAAAGAACTTTACGCAAGTTTTCCTCCTCCCACTCCAGGTTTCAAGGAGCGGGTATACTACCTTGATATAGCTGAGGGAGCTGACGGAACTGTTGGTGTTGCTTTGGTTAATCCAAACTTTGATGGAGGACGTGGGTTTGGCGTTTATGTTAGATACTTTAAGCGTGAACTCCCAAGGTTTGCTGAATGGAAAATGAATGCCGAAGATACGTATGTCGTGGGGCTTGAACCAGCAAACTGCGCAGTGGAGGGGCGTGCGAAAGAGCGTGAGCGCGGAACCCTTCAGTTCCTCCAGCCGGGCGAAGTGCGTGAGTATCACCTAGAAATTGGCGTATTGGATTCTCAGGAACAGATTGAACAATTCGAAGAAGAAGCAAACACCATCTTTGCCCGGCGGAAGGAATAATCTTGTAGCAATATTCTAAATTAGAGTTGTTCGATACAGCCGCATTCCACATGTGCTTAATCTTCAAAAATGCATGTGGATTGGTAACTTCGATGGCATATAAGGACCTGCATGATTTCGTTGAACACCTGCAAAAGATAGGTCAGTTAAGGCGCATCCTCGTTCCGATAAGTACCGACCTTGAAATTACGGAGGTCGCCGACCGTGTAATGTGTGAGGGTGGCCCGGCGTTAATTTTTGAGAAGCCTCTGGGTTACGATATCCCCGTGCTCATTAATGCTTTTGGAACGGAGCAGCGAATGTGCGCTGCTTTGGGTGTAGCAAACTTGGATGATATAGGATATGAGATTGCCGACCTTCTTCAGCCAGAAGTTCCTGAAACCCTCCTCGGAAAGTTAATGATGATTCCTAAATATGGCAAGCTCGCATCCTATGCACCAAAAATTGTAAAGTCAGGCATTTGCCAAGAAGTGGTGCAAACGGACGATGCTTCCTTATATGAGCTGCCAATTTTAAAATGTTGGCCAGGCGATGGAGGGCGTTTTATCACCCTTCCCATGGTTTTTTCGGTTGACCCATATACTGGTGTTCGCAATGTCGGAATGTATCGCATGCATGTCTATGACGAGCGAACAACTGGGATGCACTGGCATCCAAACAAAGTGGGCGCAAAGCACTATGCGGAGTATGAACGGCTGGGACGACGCATGGAAATAGCCGTGGCGCTTGGCGGCGACCCGGCGCTTACTTATGCAGCAACAGCACCGCTTCCAGATAATTTTGATGAAATGCTCTTTGCAGGTTTCCTTCGCAAGAAGGCAGTGGAAATGGTCCAATGCAAAACAGTTAACATCCAAGTTCCGGCAGATGCTGAAATAATTATAGAAGGCTACGTAGAACCAGGCGAAAGAAGAATGGAAGGGCCGTTTGGAGATCACACTGGCTACTACTCTCTCCAGGCTGAGTTTCCAGTTTTTCATGTAACGTGCATCACGCGACGGAAAAACGCTATATACCCAGCAACAATAGTTGGTAAGCCGCCCAAAGAAGATTGTTTCATGGCAAAGGCAACAGAGCGCATATTCCTTCCGCTAATTCGTCTCCAAGTTCCAGAAATTGTTGATATGAATCTCCCAATCGAAGGCGTATTCCACAACTTGGCGGTCGTCTCAATCCGCAAGCAATATCCCGGGCAAGCCAGAAAGGTTATGCATGCGCTCTGGGGAATAGGGCAAATGGCGTTAACAAAGATAATAATAGTTGTGGATGACAACGTAAATGTTCACGACCTCAACGAAGTACTTTGGCGGGTAGGGAATAATATCGATCCTCAAAGAGATATTGAGTTTGTAATGGGCCCAGTTGACATTCTCGACCATGCATCTAGGCTTTTGGGTTATGGAAGCAAGATGGGTATAGATGCTACGAAGAAGCTCCCTGGCGAAGGGTTTGATCGTGAGTGGCCAGATGAAATACAAATGGACCCACAGGTAGTTGCAAAAATAAACAACTTATGGGACCAATTGGGATTGTAACCATGGCAAACGAAAACGAGCGAAAATTAGTGATGGCGATAACGGGTGCAAGTGGTAGCATCTACGCTGTTCGTTTTCTTGAAGCAGTTTTAGAATATTATGAGAAGATTTACCTTACATTGACCGAGAATGCTGCTGCTGTTATTAAAACTGAACTTGGAATTGATTTTCCGACCGATAAAGTAGATGCTCAATCGCTATTAGGTGGATATTACAAGAAAGTCGAAATCTTTTCTCCAACTGACCTTGCCGCTCCTCCTTGCAGTGGGTCGGTAAAACACGAAGGCATGGTAATTATTCCATGTTCGATGGGCACTGTAGGGCGAATTGCTAGCGGTGTTTCAAATGATTTGGTAACGCGCGCGGCGGATGTGTGTCTGAAAGAACGGAGGCCGCTTATCCTTGTGATTCGCGAAACCCCGCTTAACCTAATTCACCTGAGAAACCTCACCGCGCTTGCGGAAGCTGGGGCTACCATACTTCCTGCGGCTCCGGGATTCTACCACAATCCAAAGACAATTGAAGACCTAGTTTCTTTTGTTGTCTGCCGCGTGATGCGTCAATTGGGAATCACACACGTGGCGCTTCCTGAGTGGGAGAGAGCAAGCAAATGAAGTCCCTCGCATTTCGAGGATTGCGAAAGTTAAAGACAATCCTAGAGATGATAAAATTTGAACATACAGTTTTTGCCCTCCCTTTTGCCTTAATAAGCATGGTGCTTGCAGCTGATGGCTTGCCTGAAGGCAGGGTTATTTTCTGGATACTGGTAGCAATGGTTGGAGCGCGTAGTTCAGCAATGGCATTCAATCGCATTGCTGATATTACATACGATAGGTTGAACCCACGCACCGCGGATAGAGCGCTTCCAAGAGGTGTTTTGACTCTTAGCGAAGTATGGTTGTTCACGCTTTTTTCAGCCGCGGCGTTCGTCTTTGCTGCGTATATGCTGAATCCGCTTGCATTTGCACTTTCTCCGGTCGCTCTTATCGTAATCCTAGGATATTCATATACAAAGCGTTTTACTTCGCTTACGCATCTTGTACTTGGTTTAGCGCTTGGAATTGCTCCTGTTGGCGCATGGATTGCTGTTAGAGGTCAGTTTAATCTTGCGCCAATCGTGCTTTCTGCAGCAGTAATGTTTTGGACCGCAGGCTTTGACATAATTTATGCTCTGCAGGATATTGAATTTGATCGGGCACAAGGATTATTTTCAATTCCACGCTTTTTGGGTATTCGTCGGTCGCTCATGGTGTCAAGACTTTTCCATTTTGCTGCAATTACATTGCTTGTTGTATTTGGTGCCGTAATGTCTCTTGGGGAGGCGTATTATGTCGGGACTGCAGCGGCAGCAGCGTTATTAATATATGAGCAGAGCCTTGTAAAACCGCATGATATCAGCAAAGTTAATATAGCTTTCTTCAATACTAATGGTTTGGTTAGCATTGGACTTCTGATATTCACAGTGCTTGATCTCCTAATTAGAAAGGGCATGCTGTGAGAAGATTGGCACTTAAATCTGACATTGGCGACATTGTTGAAAAAGTAGAGCAGGGGGTGCGCCTCAGCTTCGACGACGGTGTGCGGTTACTAAAATCTAGCAATCTTCCTGTAATCGGCTGGATGGCAGATATCGTGCGGCGGCGGCTAAACGGAAATCGAACCTACTATGTTGTCAATCGCCATATCAATTACACGAATGTTTGCAAGAACCGCTGCCGCTTCTGTGCATTCTCGAAAAGCGAAAGCGAGCCCGGAGCATATACACTTACAATTGAGGAGGTAATAGAAAAGGCTGAGGTTGCCAAACGCGAAGTTGATTTTACTGAATTGCACATAGTTGGTGGCCTCCATCCCAGCTTGCCTTTTGATTACTACCTGACGATGCTTTCTGAGCTAAAAAAGCGAATGCCGGATGTTCATCTGCAAGCATTTACTGCAGTTGAGGTTGAGCATTTCTCGCGTATATCTGGATTGAGTGTAAGGGATGTTCTAATAAAACTTCGTAATGCTGGGCTTGGGTCGCTTCCTGGGGGTGGGGCCGAGGTGTTTTCGCCACGTGTGCGGGCTCAGTTATGTGCTGAGAAGCTGCCCGCAGAGGGATGGCTTGGTGTAATGCGAACTGCGCATGAACTAGGAATTAAAAGCAATGCAACCATGCTTTATCATCATGTTGAAACACCAGAAGAAACAATCGACCATTTGATGCGCCTTCGAGAACTTCAAGACGAGACCTCTGGATTTCTGGCATTTATACCTCTTTCATTCCATCCAAAAGGTACTGAGCTTGAGCATCAAAGCAAGCGGTCGTCGGGCGTTGAGGACCTAAAAATCATAGCAGTGTCGCGCTTGATGCTCGATAACTTCCCGCATATTAAGGTTTTCTGGATTATGTTTGGGTTAAAACTTGCCCAAGTTGCTCTGAGCTTCGGAGCTGATGACTTCGACGGCACTGTTGTTGAGGAAAAAATCACTCATTCGGCTGGCGCTGAAACCCCTGAGGGACTGTCGGTGGCCGAAATTACGCGGCTAATCTCCGAGACAGACACGGTTCCTGTGGAGCGTGATACGCTTTACAATGAGGTAAGGCATTGAAATTTAGGCTAGGAACAATTCCATATTTAAATGGCAAACCTCTTACAAATGGTTTGGATTTTGAATCGAAGATTGAACTTGTTGTTGATGTTCCATCCAGGTTGGCAGATATGCTCAGGGAACATGAAATTGCTGCGGGATTGGTGTCATCGGTTGCTTGCTTTATGAATCCAAACCTGCAAATCGTACCTCAAATAAGTATTTCATGTCGCGGAATAGCAGAAAGTGTCAAGATTTTCTACAAGAATAAAATCGAGAAAGCCAGGAAGGTTGCACTCGACACAAGCTCGCTTACATCTGTCTTGCTTGCGAAGGTTATACTACGTGAACGATATAATCTGACGCCCCAATTTATACCAATGCGGCCACAGGTGGATGAAATGCTGAGTGTTTGTGATGCGGCAGTAGTCATTGGCGATACAACGATGAAAGTTCCGCCAGGACGTTGGGCTGAGATAGACTTGGGTTCAGAATGGTTTTCGCTAACCCGTCTCCCTTTTGTATTTGCTGTTTGGGCTGTCAATCCTGAAATGGCGTCATCAGAGCTAACAAAAATCCTGCAGAGAGCTAAGCGGAATGGGCTTGATGCACTGAGCACAATCGCTGAATCGGAATCTCGGAGACTAGGGCTGTCTTATGAGCAATGCTATCATTACCTCAGTGAGATTATGGATTATAATCTTACTAGGGAACATCTGGAGTCTTTAGAGGTTTTCCGGGGGAAAATTCGCCAGCTGGGAGTGAATATTACCTCAGTTCCAATAAAGCTTTTTGGTGACGCAACGGAGCTCTAACCATATGAAGGCTGTTCTAGCAATTTTGGATAAGGCAGTTGAGGGAAACAGAATTAGCTGCGAAGAGGGAAATCTTCTTTTTGAGAAGGCTTCTCTTGCAGAACTGGGTTTAGCTGCCGATGCGGTTTGCAGGCGAATGCATCCGGAACCATACAGGACTTATGTTTGCGATCGAAACATCAATTACACAAATATTTGTGTATCGAAATGCAAGTTTTGCGCTTTTTTTCGGGGTGCTGATTCACCAGATTCTTATTTGCTCTCCGAAGATGAAATCCACAGAAAAATTGCGGAGGCAGTTGAACTAGGTGCGACCCAAATCCTTATGCAAGGTGGA
Encoded here:
- a CDS encoding menaquinone biosynthesis protein yields the protein MKFRLGTIPYLNGKPLTNGLDFESKIELVVDVPSRLADMLREHEIAAGLVSSVACFMNPNLQIVPQISISCRGIAESVKIFYKNKIEKARKVALDTSSLTSVLLAKVILRERYNLTPQFIPMRPQVDEMLSVCDAAVVIGDTTMKVPPGRWAEIDLGSEWFSLTRLPFVFAVWAVNPEMASSELTKILQRAKRNGLDALSTIAESESRRLGLSYEQCYHYLSEIMDYNLTREHLESLEVFRGKIRQLGVNITSVPIKLFGDATEL
- a CDS encoding PaaI family thioesterase: MELRDDGRCFACGPLNPIGLKLQFAEKDGEYITRFTPSQEHQGFVGITHGGIISTVLDEVMARYVYVKGYRAVTAEISIKLRKPAPTGEELIVTGRINSKKGRLLECSAEARNSSGDVIAVAEARMLEV
- a CDS encoding menaquinone biosynthesis decarboxylase, translated to MAYKDLHDFVEHLQKIGQLRRILVPISTDLEITEVADRVMCEGGPALIFEKPLGYDIPVLINAFGTEQRMCAALGVANLDDIGYEIADLLQPEVPETLLGKLMMIPKYGKLASYAPKIVKSGICQEVVQTDDASLYELPILKCWPGDGGRFITLPMVFSVDPYTGVRNVGMYRMHVYDERTTGMHWHPNKVGAKHYAEYERLGRRMEIAVALGGDPALTYAATAPLPDNFDEMLFAGFLRKKAVEMVQCKTVNIQVPADAEIIIEGYVEPGERRMEGPFGDHTGYYSLQAEFPVFHVTCITRRKNAIYPATIVGKPPKEDCFMAKATERIFLPLIRLQVPEIVDMNLPIEGVFHNLAVVSIRKQYPGQARKVMHALWGIGQMALTKIIIVVDDNVNVHDLNEVLWRVGNNIDPQRDIEFVMGPVDILDHASRLLGYGSKMGIDATKKLPGEGFDREWPDEIQMDPQVVAKINNLWDQLGL
- a CDS encoding glycosyltransferase family 39 protein, encoding MRGQEQRNKRTLGANSTRRGKRHLYLGGIIILHIVLGSLYWYYTPFGASPDEKAHGAYIHSIVAERRLPVFSAADRENYEAHQPPLYYLLGVLFYQTAKSFGSENPIEAVRLLSLILGALSILVTYRVVKMLFPEDEGLSIACAGFVAFLPMHLTLSVSVSNDMLTELLFGVGLLLMTRILTAGSTSRNMFLLGCVLGLGLLTKTTCVILFPLAVLTYIFAWRLEKDSHIMWQLAGIFGVSLIIGGWWLLRNKLLYGDFFGVSEFAKAFEQTARPQYWLHERGLSLGNYVLLVCGWTFASFWGVFGHMRVFMATWIYFLLGLATLASGIALAPAISYCIKGREEVRTSQVIKYSLMLYGATLVLVLVAFITFNFKYFQAQGRYLYPALIPISLFWVLGIRQVFPSGVRKFAPGFVIICMLSLAFYALVGYVAPLLTEIYGVL
- a CDS encoding aldose 1-epimerase family protein; the protein is MAKLFGTEYTREQLLARVGDISQIGGVRSIMLNDGAERGVRAVEFRTGTGFNFNVLVDRGLDISTAEYKGRPLAWRSSTGDTSPAYFEEPGFGWLRSFYGGLVVTCGLTYAGAPCVDKGKPLGLHGRVSNIPASNVYADGEWNGDDYIMWVQGRVRETSVFGENIEMMRRISAVLGESRLRIHDMVRNLGHQKTEHMMLYHINLGFPVVDAGSKLIAPVISYQPRDADAEVEKELYASFPPPTPGFKERVYYLDIAEGADGTVGVALVNPNFDGGRGFGVYVRYFKRELPRFAEWKMNAEDTYVVGLEPANCAVEGRAKERERGTLQFLQPGEVREYHLEIGVLDSQEQIEQFEEEANTIFARRKE
- a CDS encoding UbiA-like polyprenyltransferase, with the translated sequence MKSLAFRGLRKLKTILEMIKFEHTVFALPFALISMVLAADGLPEGRVIFWILVAMVGARSSAMAFNRIADITYDRLNPRTADRALPRGVLTLSEVWLFTLFSAAAFVFAAYMLNPLAFALSPVALIVILGYSYTKRFTSLTHLVLGLALGIAPVGAWIAVRGQFNLAPIVLSAAVMFWTAGFDIIYALQDIEFDRAQGLFSIPRFLGIRRSLMVSRLFHFAAITLLVVFGAVMSLGEAYYVGTAAAAALLIYEQSLVKPHDISKVNIAFFNTNGLVSIGLLIFTVLDLLIRKGML
- a CDS encoding flavin prenyltransferase UbiX, which translates into the protein MANENERKLVMAITGASGSIYAVRFLEAVLEYYEKIYLTLTENAAAVIKTELGIDFPTDKVDAQSLLGGYYKKVEIFSPTDLAAPPCSGSVKHEGMVIIPCSMGTVGRIASGVSNDLVTRAADVCLKERRPLILVIRETPLNLIHLRNLTALAEAGATILPAAPGFYHNPKTIEDLVSFVVCRVMRQLGITHVALPEWERASK
- a CDS encoding DUF2007 domain-containing protein, yielding MNHEGYVSVFQAPDELTANLIKGILEAEDIDVIIHSHQVPWMDSIMKPAEGFWGDILVPEEEAERAKKVLEAYESGSKILEEEE
- a CDS encoding DUF4412 domain-containing protein, encoding MKTVRLLVVLAGLLVLVLQTAEAATYAKSGYMEQTGTITNAGVSKSQNSKLYWKDKRWRMETLVGDRLMITIGTGDAIYTYSPLEKKAAKSKVNTPSIIEILVQQADRMKKVKGAKKTGTETIRGYKCEVYTLTSPDKKATGKAWMCVDPRLPIVLKQSVTAANGYSEVREIKTIRLNASVSDDKFTLPKGTKIIEVKAQPKAAPKSGSKK
- the mqnE gene encoding aminofutalosine synthase MqnE; this encodes MRRLALKSDIGDIVEKVEQGVRLSFDDGVRLLKSSNLPVIGWMADIVRRRLNGNRTYYVVNRHINYTNVCKNRCRFCAFSKSESEPGAYTLTIEEVIEKAEVAKREVDFTELHIVGGLHPSLPFDYYLTMLSELKKRMPDVHLQAFTAVEVEHFSRISGLSVRDVLIKLRNAGLGSLPGGGAEVFSPRVRAQLCAEKLPAEGWLGVMRTAHELGIKSNATMLYHHVETPEETIDHLMRLRELQDETSGFLAFIPLSFHPKGTELEHQSKRSSGVEDLKIIAVSRLMLDNFPHIKVFWIMFGLKLAQVALSFGADDFDGTVVEEKITHSAGAETPEGLSVAEITRLISETDTVPVERDTLYNEVRH
- a CDS encoding endonuclease III gives rise to the protein MEKIRQICTLLEKTYGRPECKPRRDPLEELIFTILSQNTSAANYTKAFNNLKEKFKSWDDVRKAPVADIEDAIRIGGLSKIKAARIKKILNEICDIYGELSLDFLANMTDEEALNCLMKFEGIGIKTASCVLMFSLCRPVLPVDTHIHRISKRLGLIGSDVSAEAAHKILQGMLKNEDVYSFHVNMVTHGRKVCKAQSPMCWTCCLLPICEYGNRRLQWEESVGTA